The DNA region AGAGCGGCGACTGGAGGGAGGATAATATGCGGTGGACGCTGCCGACACGGGTGATCCCGCGCAGCTCGGTAAGGAGGCTGGGCAGTTAGCATGCTAGGAGGCTGAGGTGGCAGAGAGAAGGAGACCCAAGGTAGGTGTGCTGACGTTCAGCGACGGTCGGGAGTACGCCCACGCTCCTCAGGTGGAGGAGAACCTGAGGTTTCAGGCAAGGTTGACCGGCGCGCTGGCGGGCATGGGACTGTAGGTCGTGGCAGGCGATCTTGTGTGGAGTAACGAGACCGCCCGCAGCCAGGCACGCCGGCTGGCGGAGGCGGGTGTGGAGTGCACTATCTTCAACTACGCCGTGTGGGCCTTTCCACAGTTCAGCGTAGTGGCCAGCCACTTTGCCCCACGCCCGATCCTACTGCTCGGCCAGATCAACCCCTCCAAACCAGGCATGGTCGCGCTCCTGGCCGCGGCAGGAGCGCTCGAGCAGATCGGCGTGGTCCCCACGAGGGTGTTCGGGGACGTCCAGGACGAGCAGGTGTCTCGCCAGCTGTTGGCAGCCATCCGCGCTGCCCATGCCCTGCATGCCCTGCGCGGGGAGACCTATGGGTTGATCGGCGGTCGCTCGATCGGCATCAACACCGCCGTTAGCAACACCGACCAATGGGCCAAGCTCTTCGGCGTGGACGTAGAGCACATCGACCAGTACGAGCTCGTGGTGCGCAGCGAGCGCTTGCTCGCCGATGCCTCCCAAAGGATAACCAGTGCCAGGGAGTGGCTTGAGTCCAAGGTGGCCAAGGTGCACTACGATGGGCGGCAGCTGACTCCGCAGCTGCTCGAGCGGCAGATAGCCGCCTACTACGCCTGCCTCGAGCTCATTGAGCAGCGTGATCTGGACTTCTTGGGCATTAAGGGACAGCCCGAGCTCACCGAGAGGTTCGCCACGATGGACGTGGCCGAGGCTTTCTTGAACGATCCTTACGACTGGGACGGCCCGAAGGAGCCGGTGGTGTGCGCCACGGAGGCCGACATGGACGGCGCGCTCACTATGGAGGTGCTCAAGCATATAGCTGGCAGTCCCGTGCTGTTTGCGGACGTTCGCCACTACTACAGCGACCTAGGCATTGTCGATCTCGTCAACTCAGGACAGCATCCTACATACTTCGCGGGCCACACCAGCGATCTAGAGGTCAACCTCAGGCAAGTGGAACTCAGGCCACAGGGCTTCTACTTCCCAGCCGGCGGTGCGTCGGTGTTCCATCTAGCGGCTCCGGGCCGCGTGACGCTGGCCAGGCTGAGCCGGTTAGACGGGTCCTACCGCATGCACATCCTGCGGGCCGAGTTCGTGCGCTTTGATGAGCAGTTGGAGCAACGCATCGTGCGCGAGGTGCAGCCGAATTGGCCCCACGCCTTCGCATCCTTGGAATGTAGAGTGGAGCGGTTTCTGGAGGAGTTCCCGACAAACCACATCCATGCTGTCTACGGCGACTATGTGCCCGAGCTGATGAAGTGGTGCGAGTACGCTGGCATCGAGCCGGTGTTGTTGGAGTAGTGCCCAGGGAATGCGGGCACATCCAGCTCAGGGGTGTCCTAGCAAGGCTGGACGGCACGACGCCAGCGCAGGCGAAACATGCCTTGCCGGCTGCCCAAGCGGCATCCAGACCATAGGGGACGCTGTGCGCGGCAGTTTGTTGGCTCGCGATCCTCTACAGCCTCGCTCTCAGTCGGTATGGATCACGAGATCGACGAAGTCACGCGCTGGTAAGGGGAGTAACCACCGCCCTCATCTGCCCGAAGGGCTGGCCACAGAGATGTTGTGTCTGCGCCATAAGCTTAAGGTGTGGCGGGTCACGGGACCACCTTCAAAACCCCCCATCTGCAGAGCATGGCCCGATCGGCGCGATGTGCTTGAGGAGGTGCGGCACATGCCCGAGGGTTCCCAGAGACGTGGCGCTCTGCGTTACCTCCGGTTACAGACGGGTCCAGGGGCGAGAGGCGCACGGGCAGCTGTCTCAGCGACTCGGGCACCCAGCAGCCGCTAATGAGATGCAAGATCATCCCCGCTGTGGATCCAGCGGCCTTCCAAGGCATGGTCGCAACCGCCCGTACTAGCTCATCGCCTAACGGCCGCCGGAGGACATCCTCGATGGCGAGGCATAGATCAATAGCGCACCTGGATCCTTGTCCCGAGACGCAGGGACTCACGTACGGCATCTAGCACCTGCATGTCCGCAAGGCATGTACGTCCCGAGGCTATAGGCTCCCTCCCCAGCAGGATACACTCGGCGAAGTGGGTCACCTCTGCCATGTAGTTATAGAAATGTGGTAATCCTTCCGGTTGCACCTCATGCACTAGCCGCTCAGCAGTGTGCCTCCGTCCTGTAACCACCGTTCCATGATAACTCTTCCCTGTACCGCCTGGGTGATGTGCCCCTCAATGGTGAGGCGTCCATGGGAGCCTTCAAGCTCAATCAAGGAAGAGAGATAGGTGAATCCTGCTTCAATAACACCAGGAGTACCGTCTTGTAACAGGAAGGTAAAGACCAACGAATCACAGTCGGTAAGGCCATGCAGCTGCCGAACCGTGCCCATGGCAGCCACCGACTGGAGGCGTTGCCCCGTGAGGTTACGTACGGAGAATATAGGGTAAACCCCAACGTCCATCATGGGCCCTCCTCCATGTTGGGGATTCAGCCGCCGGCAGCCGTAGTCCAGTCATTGCCTATCCTCACTTCTCCTAGAAGTCCTGAGACTCCAGGCCCATCCGAAGGGACCGCTACAGCCTTCCCACCTATATCATTTCCTCGCTCGCTACTTGATCCACTTACAGCACCTACAACCACCTCGCCTCCCAGGAGGTCATTCCCAATCTGAGGATGGCAGCTATGGATCCTACAAGAGTGTCACCGTGGGAATAGAGGGTGTTCTTGCCCTGGGCACACATGGATGTGCTAGTTTGGGTCCGGACTACGAACACCGTCGTGTGAGCTTGAGGTCCGTGCGACGGAGCCACTACAATCGACCTACGGACATGGACGGCGGTTGGGCAATGGGGAAGACCAGGCACAGCAGGGGGCGACATGTTGGCAGCTTCTGGCAAAAACGTGTTGGGGCCGCCAGTGATCCGCGGTGAAAGTTATGCGCTGGCGCCTAGTCTATAGCGGTACTACTCCACATCTTGGACAGTTCCCTACAGGTTTCCTCCAGCCTTAGGTGCTGCTCATACAACTGAAGGTAGTGCTGTCTACAGTCCTCGTTCGGCTCCACCACATCGATCGACACGCGCCACTCATCAAACGAGATGCCGCCCAGGGCTATGCCGGCCGCGATGGCCGCTCCCCTGGCACCCGCCTCCTGCACCCTGGGCACCAGCACGGGATGGCCCAGCACGTCCGCCAGCAGCTGGCACAGGCGCTGGGACCGAGCCCCTCCCCCGCAGAGGTAGATCGGCCCTCCGGACCACCCAGCGCTCTCCAGGCAGTGGCGCGCCGTGCAGGCTATGCCCTCGCAGAGCGCCCGCACCAGATCGGCGCGCTCCACGTGCAGGTGGAGGCCCGCGAGCACCCCCCTGGCCCTCATGTCCAGCACGGGAGCCCGCTCCCCACCAGGAGAGAGGTGCGGCAGGACCATCACGCCCCTGGCGCCGATGGGCGAGGCGTCGAGGTGTGAGTCCAGGTCCTGCGGGCGGAGCCCGAGCAAACGCGTCAACCAGTCCAGGCAGGCGGTGCCCACCATGGCTGGCATGGCCCGCAGCCACCGGTCGGGGTCCACAAAGCACAGCGTCATACCGCCCAGGCACGTAGGACTTGGGGGACTATCCACGACCACCTCGCAGGCCAGCGTAGTGCCTAGGATGACAAGTGCCTCACCGACATCGCGCCTCAGTCCCAGCCCCAGCGCACACGCCGGCAGGTCGAAGGGGCCAGCATGCACCGGCGTGCCCTGCGGTAGGCCAAGGAGGGCGGCTCCCTTCCGGTTCAGGGCCCGCAGCGGCCCCGGCAGGGGATCCACCGGCGGCAGCAGGTGTCGCCAGGCGCTCAGGCCACAGAGGCGCACAATGTCCTCGTCGTAGCGCCGGCTGCGGACGTCCAAGAAGGGCAGGGAGGCGTCCGAGGGGTCGGTGGCCACCGCGCCCGTGAGGGCGTGGACCAGCACGTCCTTGCAGTACAGCGCCGCCCCCGCCGCCGCCAGCCTCTCGGGCTCGTGCCGGTCCAGGTAGGCCAGGATCGAGGCGGACGCCCCGGGAAAGAGCACGTTGCCATGCCTGCGGGCCACGGCCTCGACCACGCCCTCCTCGAGCCATCGCTCGACTACCGGGATAGCCCTCGAGTCCAGCCATAATATGGCGTGGCCTAGAGGATCGCCGTTGCGATCAAGGAGCCACAGGCCGTCACCTTGAGCAGTGATGCCGATGACCTCTACCCGGTGCGGCAGCCGGGAGGTTAGTCGGGATACTACCTGCCCGACCTTCGAGATCAGCTCCGCCTGGTCCTGCTCGAACAGCCCCGGGGCAGGCGACAGCACCCTGTTTGATTCCGCCTCTATGCCCAACACTTCGCCTTGCTCCGAAAACGCCACCGCCTTGACCACGGATGTGCCTGCATCAACGCCGATCAGCATGCCTTATCTCCATCACCTCGGGGTTCAGCACATGCTGCAGAGTCTCGCCTCGCAGGTAGCGGCCCACTTGCACGGCGGCGAGCCTAGCCGCCCGCTTGGCGGTCTCCCTTGTAGCTCCGGCGATGTGGGGCGAGACCACTACCCTGGGCATTGTAAGCAGCGGCGAATCCGGGGGTAAAGGCTCCTCAGGGAATACATCCAGTGCGGCTGCCCACAGGTGACCGCTCTCCAGCGCCTCGATGAGCGCCGAGTAGTCCAGCAGTCCTCCCCTGGCGGTGTTCACGAGGGCCGAGCCCCTGGGCATCAGCTGGATCTCATGCCGTCCTATGAGCCCTGCTGTCTCCGAGGTCAGCCGCGCGTGCAGGCTCACGACCCTGGAGCTCCGGAGCAGCTCCTCCAGGGAGGTCCTCGCCGCCCCGACCGCGCGCACCTCCTCGTCCGTCACGTACGGGTCGTGCACCAGCACTTGGGCGCCCAGCGCGGTCAGCGCCCTGGCCACTATGCGGCCTATCGCGCCGAAGCCCACCAGCCCCACGGTGCTGCCCCCGAGCTCGAAGCCGGCCTCCTCGTAGGCGTACAGGTCTCCCCGCCAGCGGCCGCCCACGAGGCTGGAGTGCGCCTCCGCGATCCTCCGGACGGCGGCCAGGATCATCCCGAGGGCGTACTCCGCGGCGGCCTGCGCGTTCCTCCCGGGGATGTTGCACACCACCACGCCGTGGCGCGTAGCGGCCTCCAGGTTGACGTTGACAGGTCCGCCCCTTGTGACGACCACCAATCGCAGGGAGTCGGCCGCAGCGAACACGCGGGCCGTCAGAGGGGCCATTTCCGTAACGACGATCTCCTTACCTTGGATATGAGCGAGCACGTCCTCTTCACTGCCCGAGGCCTCGTCCACCTCCGCGACACGACCGAAGGGCTCAATGGGCCAGGAGAGCTCCACGGCCGTCGTGCTCACCTGCTTACCCACCTCCTCCCGCAAGGCCTCCTCCAGCAGGGCACACCGGACGAACTTATCTCCCAATAGCAGTACCGTTCTAGCAGACATCAGCTATCGCCTCCGGAATTGGTCAGGTGCCCCTGCTCGTAATCGCATATCAGCTGGATCTTGTGCGCCGACGGGGAGCTGGGGTCGAACTCGTACGTGAGCCACTGACGGACCACATACCAGGCCAACTCCGGTCCCACCACCCTTGCGCCTAGGCAGAGCACCTGGCAGTTGTTGGACAGGACCGACCTCTCGACCGAGTAGGGATCGTACGCCACCGTCGCCCTGACCCCACGCACCTTGTTGGCGGATATCGCCATCCCTATGCCGGTCCCGCACACCAAGACGGCGCGATCGATGGCTCCGCTGGCCACCGCCTCCGCCACCTGGATCCCCACGCGGGGGTACTCGCAGCTGTCGGAGGGATCGCCCACCCCGAAGTCCACCACCTCGGCCACCCTGGGATGGTCCCGCAGCCTGTCTCGGATGAGGTTCTTCAGCTCGGCTCCCAGCCCATCGGCCCCTACACCTACCACATAACGCCTTGCCATACATTCCACCTCCAATGTCCTACGCGGGCAGCGCCGGCTCGACGGCCCGCAAGATGTACGTCAGCGACACGGCGCCGGGGTCCGGATGGCCCAGCCCCCGCGCACCCAGCCTGGAGGACCGGCCCTTGCGGGCCACCAGGCCGGCCGTGGCCCGCGCCGCCTCCTCCGCCACGGGCAGCGCCTGCCTCCAGGCAGATCGCAGGTCCTGGCCGCCGCGCACGCCCTCTTCCAGGGCCTCGACGAACGGCACCAGCGCGTCCAGCAGGGTTTTGTCCCCCGGTTGGGCCTTGCCCAGCTGCTGGATGGCCTCGATGGCGTCGCGCAGCCCCTGCACGAACTGCGGGGGATCGACCCGTCCCGAGGCCGCCAGCCGCTTGCCCAGGGCGACCAGCAGCACCCCGTAGATGGCGCCCGAGGCGCCGCCCGCGGCGTCCGCGAACGCCGTGCCCGCCTGCATGAGGGCCTCCCCAGGCTCATCGGCCACAGCGGCCTCCACGGCGGCCGTCAGCCCGCGCACCATGCCCGCGCCGTGGTCGCCGTCGCCGGCGGCAGCGTCCAGCCTCCCAAGCTCATCCTCCTTGGATTCCAACACGGTCAGCGCGCGCTTGAGGGCCGCGCGCACCCACTTGCCGTCCTCGCTCATCTCTTCACCTCCCAGATCATTGCGGGGGTACGGGCGGGGGCATCGTGCAGCTCCCGCAGCTCCTCGTCCAGCCACAGGAAGGTCAACGAGCATCCGGCCATGTCGAGGGAGGTCACGTACTCCCCTACGAGCGGGTGATGTATCCGGAGCCCCGCGCGCTCCACCAGCTCGGAGACGTACCTGTACAGGACGAACAGCTCCTCGTACTTGGTGCTGCCCAGGCCGTTGAGCATGAGGGCCACGGTGCCATCGGCATCGGGAGGTGCCTCCTCGAGGAGCTTGCCCACCAGCAGCCGGGCCAGCTCAGGCGCCGGCAGCAGCTCGGAGGTCGACACCCCGGGCTCGCCGTGGATGCCCAGCCCGAACTCCATCCTCCCAGGGTCCACCCTGAACAGCGGCTCCGACTTGCCGGGCAGCGTGCATCCCCCGAAGGCCACCCCGACCGTGCGGGTGTGGTCGTTGGCCTTCCGTGCCAGCCGCTCTACCTCGTCCAGGGGATCGCCCCTGTGGGCGCTGGCGCCCGCGACCTTGAACACGTAGAGGTCGCCGGCGATGCCTCGCCTGTCCTCCCTCTGCTCGGGAGGGGCCGAGGCGACGTCGTCGGTGACCAGGACGGTGCGCACGTCGATGCCCTCGCTCTCGCACCGCATCTCCGCCAGGCCGAAGTGCATGACGTCGCCGCTGTAGTTCCCGAAGGAGTAGACCACGCCGGCGCCGCCCTCCACGGCCTTGGTGCAGCGATAGACCTGCTCGGCCGAGGGACTCGTGAAGATGTCGCCGATCACCGCGGCGTCGGCCAGGCCCTCACCCACGAGCCCGCAGAAGGCCGGGTAGTGCCCGGAGCCTCCGCCGATGATCAGCGCCACCTTGCCCTTGACGGGCGCGCGGCTGCTCATCACGGCGGAGGCGTTGGGCACCCGGCGCACGCGGTCTCGGTGGGCGCGGACGAACCCCTCGATCATGTCCTCCTTGAATCCTCGCGGGTCGTTGTAGATGTGCGTCACGCTTGACCTCCTTGGTTGGAAAATGTGGGCGACCCAGGTGCAGCGCACAGCAGCTGCAGGATCAGGTCCTTGACTTGCCAGAAGGAATCGGCCACGTAGCGGGCCAGGGAGAGCACCGCCTGGTCGGGCGGGTACTTCCGGTTGGGCAGCGCGATGACCAGCAGGCCGGCGCGCGCGGCAGCCCGGATGCCGTTGTTGGAGTCCTCGACCGCCACGCACTCCTCCGGGGCCACTCCCAGGCGGGCCGCCGCCTCCAGGTAGACGTCCGGCCAGGGCTTGCCCCTGGGGACCTCCTCGCTGGAGGTCACGGCCCGGAAGCACTGGGCCAGGCCGTTGTGCTCCAGGATGGCCTGGATGAGGGCCTTGGGCGCCGAGGAGGCCACGGCCAAGGGCACCCCGCGCTCGGCCAGCTCCTGGAGGCACTCACGCACCCCGGGGAGCATCTCCACCCGGCCGTCCTCCAGCGCCTCGTGCATCCCGGAGACCACCCCGTGCGCGACCGCGGCGGCGGGGAGCTCTCCCCCGAGCTTGGCGGAGAGGTAGCTGGACCACTCGTGCAGGTTCATGCCCTGCACGCTCAGCGTGTCCTGCCGCGTCCACGTCACGCCGTGGCTGGAGCAGTAGCGCACCCACATCTCCTCCCACAGATGCTCGGTGTCCACCAGCACGCCGTCCATATCGCACACCACCGCCCGCAACCGCTTGTCAGCCACCTGCCACCTCCACGATCTCGAAGTGAATGCCCTCCTTGCGGAGCTCTGCCGGGATGTCGGGGTCCACGCCGCTGTCCAGGATCACCAGGTCGAACGCCTCCAGGGGCGCCAGCTTGTGCAGGGCCGTGCGGTGGAACTTGTTGTGGTCCGCCAGCAGCACCTTGGTCTTGGAGGAGCGCATCATCGCCTGCTTGACGACGACGATCTCCTGCTCCTGATGGAAGGCGATGCCGTCGGCGATCGCGCTCACGGAGCCGAAGAAGATATCCGCCCGTAGGGACTCGATCGCGCTGGTGCATACGATGCCGTTGAAGGAGTCGTGGCTGGGCGTGTACTCTCCTCCCAGCGCTATCAGCCGGAGGCCCTTGACCGGCGCCAGCTCCTTGATGATTGCTAGGAAGTTGGTGATCACCGTCAAGGGCACCAGCTGGGGCAGGAGCCTGGCCAGGTGCAGGGCCGACGTGGAGTCGTCCAGCATCACGACCTGTCCGGGCTCGATCAGCTCGACCGCCCTGCGGGCTATCGCCTCCTTCTCGGCCTGGGCGGTGGTGAGCCTGTACCGGACGTTGCTCTCGAACACGCTGGACGGCTGCGTGGTGGCGTAGCCCCGCAGCTTGC from Thermobaculum terrenum ATCC BAA-798 includes:
- a CDS encoding Gfo/Idh/MocA family protein, which gives rise to MMDVGVYPIFSVRNLTGQRLQSVAAMGTVRQLHGLTDCDSLVFTFLLQDGTPGVIEAGFTYLSSLIELEGSHGRLTIEGHITQAVQGRVIMERWLQDGGTLLSG
- a CDS encoding FGGY-family carbohydrate kinase is translated as MLIGVDAGTSVVKAVAFSEQGEVLGIEAESNRVLSPAPGLFEQDQAELISKVGQVVSRLTSRLPHRVEVIGITAQGDGLWLLDRNGDPLGHAILWLDSRAIPVVERWLEEGVVEAVARRHGNVLFPGASASILAYLDRHEPERLAAAGAALYCKDVLVHALTGAVATDPSDASLPFLDVRSRRYDEDIVRLCGLSAWRHLLPPVDPLPGPLRALNRKGAALLGLPQGTPVHAGPFDLPACALGLGLRRDVGEALVILGTTLACEVVVDSPPSPTCLGGMTLCFVDPDRWLRAMPAMVGTACLDWLTRLLGLRPQDLDSHLDASPIGARGVMVLPHLSPGGERAPVLDMRARGVLAGLHLHVERADLVRALCEGIACTARHCLESAGWSGGPIYLCGGGARSQRLCQLLADVLGHPVLVPRVQEAGARGAAIAAGIALGGISFDEWRVSIDVVEPNEDCRQHYLQLYEQHLRLEETCRELSKMWSSTAID
- a CDS encoding 2-hydroxyacid dehydrogenase → MSARTVLLLGDKFVRCALLEEALREEVGKQVSTTAVELSWPIEPFGRVAEVDEASGSEEDVLAHIQGKEIVVTEMAPLTARVFAAADSLRLVVVTRGGPVNVNLEAATRHGVVVCNIPGRNAQAAAEYALGMILAAVRRIAEAHSSLVGGRWRGDLYAYEEAGFELGGSTVGLVGFGAIGRIVARALTALGAQVLVHDPYVTDEEVRAVGAARTSLEELLRSSRVVSLHARLTSETAGLIGRHEIQLMPRGSALVNTARGGLLDYSALIEALESGHLWAAALDVFPEEPLPPDSPLLTMPRVVVSPHIAGATRETAKRAARLAAVQVGRYLRGETLQHVLNPEVMEIRHADRR
- a CDS encoding RpiB/LacA/LacB family sugar-phosphate isomerase, coding for MARRYVVGVGADGLGAELKNLIRDRLRDHPRVAEVVDFGVGDPSDSCEYPRVGIQVAEAVASGAIDRAVLVCGTGIGMAISANKVRGVRATVAYDPYSVERSVLSNNCQVLCLGARVVGPELAWYVVRQWLTYEFDPSSPSAHKIQLICDYEQGHLTNSGGDS
- the dhaL gene encoding dihydroxyacetone kinase subunit DhaL is translated as MSEDGKWVRAALKRALTVLESKEDELGRLDAAAGDGDHGAGMVRGLTAAVEAAVADEPGEALMQAGTAFADAAGGASGAIYGVLLVALGKRLAASGRVDPPQFVQGLRDAIEAIQQLGKAQPGDKTLLDALVPFVEALEEGVRGGQDLRSAWRQALPVAEEAARATAGLVARKGRSSRLGARGLGHPDPGAVSLTYILRAVEPALPA
- a CDS encoding dihydroxyacetone kinase subunit DhaK; translation: MIEGFVRAHRDRVRRVPNASAVMSSRAPVKGKVALIIGGGSGHYPAFCGLVGEGLADAAVIGDIFTSPSAEQVYRCTKAVEGGAGVVYSFGNYSGDVMHFGLAEMRCESEGIDVRTVLVTDDVASAPPEQREDRRGIAGDLYVFKVAGASAHRGDPLDEVERLARKANDHTRTVGVAFGGCTLPGKSEPLFRVDPGRMEFGLGIHGEPGVSTSELLPAPELARLLVGKLLEEAPPDADGTVALMLNGLGSTKYEELFVLYRYVSELVERAGLRIHHPLVGEYVTSLDMAGCSLTFLWLDEELRELHDAPARTPAMIWEVKR
- a CDS encoding HAD family hydrolase — protein: MADKRLRAVVCDMDGVLVDTEHLWEEMWVRYCSSHGVTWTRQDTLSVQGMNLHEWSSYLSAKLGGELPAAAVAHGVVSGMHEALEDGRVEMLPGVRECLQELAERGVPLAVASSAPKALIQAILEHNGLAQCFRAVTSSEEVPRGKPWPDVYLEAAARLGVAPEECVAVEDSNNGIRAAARAGLLVIALPNRKYPPDQAVLSLARYVADSFWQVKDLILQLLCAAPGSPTFSNQGGQA
- a CDS encoding DeoR/GlpR family DNA-binding transcription regulator; this translates as MNDNDGERPEEEHLVALDGLRDREAASERSLAPSLRQEQIAEYVIQHGQVSAKKLAEMFNVSLMTIHRDLDELERQGILRKLRGYATTQPSSVFESNVRYRLTTAQAEKEAIARRAVELIEPGQVVMLDDSTSALHLARLLPQLVPLTVITNFLAIIKELAPVKGLRLIALGGEYTPSHDSFNGIVCTSAIESLRADIFFGSVSAIADGIAFHQEQEIVVVKQAMMRSSKTKVLLADHNKFHRTALHKLAPLEAFDLVILDSGVDPDIPAELRKEGIHFEIVEVAGG